The following are encoded together in the Astyanax mexicanus isolate ESR-SI-001 chromosome 8, AstMex3_surface, whole genome shotgun sequence genome:
- the LOC125803741 gene encoding zona pellucida sperm-binding protein 4-like isoform X7 → MGKLWCAVAFVALFWNAVSNAAVTWPQSAEKQPQNPQLSGPFSQLSRPLPPQAYGPLPLQASDPFAPLYSGPLQASDPFPPLSSGPLPPQASGPLPPQVSGPFPPQASGPLPPQASGPLPPQASGPLPPQASGPLPPQASGPLPPQASGPLPPQASGPLPPQASGPLPPQASGPLPPQASGPFQPQPSGPFPPQPSGPFPPQPSGPFPPQPSGPFPPQPSGPFPPQPSGPFPPQPSGPFPPQPSGPFPPQPPGPFPPQPPGPFPPQPPGPFPPQPPRYDPLLQVATSNKCEMSDSDKVTCGEPGIDAFHCDAINCCFDGQQCYYGKTVTVQCTIDGQFVLVVSRDTTLPRISLDSISLLGGSDGPCAVVDYNADFAIYQFPVTACGTTAMVFADYVVYENKMVSSYEVGVGPLGAITRDSHYELYFQCRYSSTSVESLAVALSSNDPPLPVVASGQLRVELRLGNGHCVTKGCVEEQVAYTSYYTEAEYPVTKVLKEPVYVEVRMLERTDPNLVLVLGRCWATSSPDPFGGLQWDLLVNGCPYKEDRYLTTLVPVDGSSGLPYPSHYKRFVLKMFTFVDPSSMAPLKSRVFIHCSTAVCSPTAGATCEPKCNRRRRDIGAAMWNSHPASVVSSGEVIYTQTTSSV, encoded by the exons ATGGGGAAATTATGGTGCGCTGTAGCCTTCGTGGCACTTTTTTGGAACGCTGTGAGCAATGCAGCTGTCACTTGGCCTCAATCAGCAGAAAAGCAACCTCAAAACCCTCAGCTTTCTGGGCCATTCTCCCAGCTTTCGAGACCGCTTCCGCCTCAGGCCTATGGGCCGCTTCCACTTCAGGCCTCTGATCCATTTGCTCCTCTGTACTCTGGGCCGCTTCAGGCCTCTGATCCATTTCCTCCTCTGTCCTCTGGGCCGCTTCCACCTCAGGCCTCTGGGCCCCTTCCACCACAGGTTTCCGGTCCATTTCCTCCTCAGGCATCTGGGCCACTTCCTCCTCAGGCATCTGGGCCACTTCCACCTCAGGCATCTGGGCCACTTCCACCTCAGGCATCTGGGCCACTTCCACCTCAGGCATCTGGGCCACTTCCACCTCAGGCATCTGGGCCACTTCCACCTCAGGCATCTGGGCCACTTCCACCTCAGGCATCTGGGCCACTTCCACCTCAGGCATCTGGGCCACTTCCACCTCAGGCATCTGGTCCGTTTCAACCCCAGCCTTCTGGGCCTTTTCCTCCCCAG CCTTCTGGTCCGTTTCCTCCCCAGCCTTCTGGTCCGTTTCCTCCCCAGCCTTCTGGGCCGTTTCCTCCCCAGCCTTCTGGGCCGTTTCCTCCCCAGCCTTCTGGGCCGTTTCCTCCCCAGCCTTCTGGGCCGTTTCCTCCCCAGCCTTCTGGGCCGTTTCCTCCCCAGCCTCCTGGGCCGTTTCCTCCCCAGCCTCCTGGGCCGTTTCCTCCCCAGCCTCCTGGGCCGTTTCCTCCCCAGCCTCCAAGGTATGATCCTCTGCTACAGGTGGCTACATCAAATAAATGCGAAATGAGTGATTCTGACAAAGTTACTTGTGGAGAACCTGGCATAGATGCATTTCACTGTGATGCTATAAACTGCTGTTTTGATGGACAGCAGTGCTACTATGGAAAAACGG TAACTGTTCAGTGCACAATAGATGGCCAGTTTGTGCTGGTGGTTTCCAGAGACACAACACTTCCCAGGATCAGCTTGGATTCCATCAGCCTGTTGGGAGGAAGTGATGGGCCCTGTGCAGTTGTGGACTATAATGCTGACTTTGCTATATACCAGTTTCCTGTAACGGCCTGTGGCACAACAGCAATG GTGTTTGCTGACTATGTGGTCTATGAGAACAAAATGGTGTCTTCCTATGAAGTTGGAGTGGGACCCCTTGGTGCCATCACAAGAGACAGCCACTATGA GCTTTACTTCCAGTGTAGATATTCTTCTACAAGCGTTGAATCCCTGGCTGTTGCGCTTTCTTCCAATGATCCTCCTCTACCTGTAGTGGCTTCTGGTCAACTTAGGGTAGAGCTGAGACTTGGCAATGGACATTGTGTCACAAAGGGCTGTGTGGAAG AGCAAGTAGCCTATACCTCCTACTACACTGAGGCTGAATACCCTGTGACGAAGGTCCTGAAGGAGCCTGTGTATGTTGAGGTGCGCATGTTGGAGAGAACTGATCCCAATCTGGTCCTGGTCTTGGGGCGTTGCTGGGCGACTTCTTCACCTGACCCCTTTGGTGGTCTTCAGTGGGATCTCCTGGTGAATGG ATGCCCGTACAAGGAGGACCGCTACCTGACCACTCTGGTTCCAGTTGATGGGTCATCTGGACTTCCATACCCTAGCCATTACAAGAGATTTGTCCTCAAGATGTTCACCTTTGTGGATCCTTCTTCCATGGCTCCTTTGAAATCGAGG GTGTTCATCCACTGCAGtacagctgtttgctctccaacTGCAGGTGCCACCTGTGAACCAAAGTGCAATAGAAGGA GGAGGGATATCGGTGCAGCTATGTGGAACTCTCATCCTGCCTCCGTTGTGTCTAGTGGAGAAGTGATCTATACACAAACTACTTCTTCTGTTTGA
- the LOC125803741 gene encoding zona pellucida sperm-binding protein 4-like isoform X9, translated as MGKLWCAVAFVALFWNAVSNAAVTWPQSAEKQPQNPQLSGPFSQLSRPLPPQAYGPLPLQASDPFAPLYSGPLQASDPFPPLSSGPLPPQASGPLPPQVSGPFPPQASGPLPPQASGPLPPQASGPLPPQASGPLPPQASGPLPPQASGPLPPQASGPLPPQASGPLPPQASGPLPPQASGPFQPQPSGPFPPQPSGPFPPQPSGPFPPQPSGPFPPQPSGPFPPQPSGPFPPQPSGPFPPQPPGPFPPQPPGPFPPQPPGPFPPQPPRYDPLLQVATSNKCEMSDSDKVTCGEPGIDAFHCDAINCCFDGQQCYYGKTVTVQCTIDGQFVLVVSRDTTLPRISLDSISLLGGSDGPCAVVDYNADFAIYQFPVTACGTTAMVFADYVVYENKMVSSYEVGVGPLGAITRDSHYELYFQCRYSSTSVESLAVALSSNDPPLPVVASGQLRVELRLGNGHCVTKGCVEEQVAYTSYYTEAEYPVTKVLKEPVYVEVRMLERTDPNLVLVLGRCWATSSPDPFGGLQWDLLVNGCPYKEDRYLTTLVPVDGSSGLPYPSHYKRFVLKMFTFVDPSSMAPLKSRVFIHCSTAVCSPTAGATCEPKCNRRRRDIGAAMWNSHPASVVSSGEVIYTQTTSSV; from the exons ATGGGGAAATTATGGTGCGCTGTAGCCTTCGTGGCACTTTTTTGGAACGCTGTGAGCAATGCAGCTGTCACTTGGCCTCAATCAGCAGAAAAGCAACCTCAAAACCCTCAGCTTTCTGGGCCATTCTCCCAGCTTTCGAGACCGCTTCCGCCTCAGGCCTATGGGCCGCTTCCACTTCAGGCCTCTGATCCATTTGCTCCTCTGTACTCTGGGCCGCTTCAGGCCTCTGATCCATTTCCTCCTCTGTCCTCTGGGCCGCTTCCACCTCAGGCCTCTGGGCCCCTTCCACCACAGGTTTCCGGTCCATTTCCTCCTCAGGCATCTGGGCCACTTCCTCCTCAGGCATCTGGGCCACTTCCACCTCAGGCATCTGGGCCACTTCCACCTCAGGCATCTGGGCCACTTCCACCTCAGGCATCTGGGCCACTTCCACCTCAGGCATCTGGGCCACTTCCACCTCAGGCATCTGGGCCACTTCCACCTCAGGCATCTGGGCCACTTCCACCTCAGGCATCTGGGCCACTTCCACCTCAGGCATCTGGTCCGTTTCAACCCCAGCCTTCTGGGCCTTTTCCTCCCCAG CCTTCTGGTCCGTTTCCTCCCCAGCCTTCTGGGCCGTTTCCTCCCCAGCCTTCTGGGCCGTTTCCTCCCCAGCCTTCTGGGCCGTTTCCTCCCCAGCCTTCTGGGCCGTTTCCTCCCCAGCCTTCTGGGCCGTTTCCTCCCCAGCCTCCTGGGCCGTTTCCTCCCCAGCCTCCTGGGCCGTTTCCTCCCCAGCCTCCTGGGCCGTTTCCTCCCCAGCCTCCAAGGTATGATCCTCTGCTACAGGTGGCTACATCAAATAAATGCGAAATGAGTGATTCTGACAAAGTTACTTGTGGAGAACCTGGCATAGATGCATTTCACTGTGATGCTATAAACTGCTGTTTTGATGGACAGCAGTGCTACTATGGAAAAACGG TAACTGTTCAGTGCACAATAGATGGCCAGTTTGTGCTGGTGGTTTCCAGAGACACAACACTTCCCAGGATCAGCTTGGATTCCATCAGCCTGTTGGGAGGAAGTGATGGGCCCTGTGCAGTTGTGGACTATAATGCTGACTTTGCTATATACCAGTTTCCTGTAACGGCCTGTGGCACAACAGCAATG GTGTTTGCTGACTATGTGGTCTATGAGAACAAAATGGTGTCTTCCTATGAAGTTGGAGTGGGACCCCTTGGTGCCATCACAAGAGACAGCCACTATGA GCTTTACTTCCAGTGTAGATATTCTTCTACAAGCGTTGAATCCCTGGCTGTTGCGCTTTCTTCCAATGATCCTCCTCTACCTGTAGTGGCTTCTGGTCAACTTAGGGTAGAGCTGAGACTTGGCAATGGACATTGTGTCACAAAGGGCTGTGTGGAAG AGCAAGTAGCCTATACCTCCTACTACACTGAGGCTGAATACCCTGTGACGAAGGTCCTGAAGGAGCCTGTGTATGTTGAGGTGCGCATGTTGGAGAGAACTGATCCCAATCTGGTCCTGGTCTTGGGGCGTTGCTGGGCGACTTCTTCACCTGACCCCTTTGGTGGTCTTCAGTGGGATCTCCTGGTGAATGG ATGCCCGTACAAGGAGGACCGCTACCTGACCACTCTGGTTCCAGTTGATGGGTCATCTGGACTTCCATACCCTAGCCATTACAAGAGATTTGTCCTCAAGATGTTCACCTTTGTGGATCCTTCTTCCATGGCTCCTTTGAAATCGAGG GTGTTCATCCACTGCAGtacagctgtttgctctccaacTGCAGGTGCCACCTGTGAACCAAAGTGCAATAGAAGGA GGAGGGATATCGGTGCAGCTATGTGGAACTCTCATCCTGCCTCCGTTGTGTCTAGTGGAGAAGTGATCTATACACAAACTACTTCTTCTGTTTGA
- the LOC125803741 gene encoding zona pellucida sperm-binding protein 4-like isoform X3 — translation MGKLWCAVAFVALFWNAVSNAAVTWPQSAEKQPQNPQLSGPFSQLSRPLPPQAYGPLPLQASDPFAPLYSGPLQASDPFPPLSSGPLPPQASGPLPPQVSGPFPPQASGPLPPQASGPLPPQASGPLPPQASGPLPPQASGPLPPQASGPLPPQASGPLPPQASGPLPPQASGPLPPQASGPFQPQPSGPFPPQPSGPFPPQPSGPFPPQPSGPFPPQPSGPFPPQPSGPFPPQPSGPFPPQPSGPFPPQPSGPFPPQPSGPFPPQPSGPFPPQPPGPFPPQPPGPFPPQPPGPFPPQPPRYDPLLQVATSNKCEMSDSDKVTCGEPGIDAFHCDAINCCFDGQQCYYGKTVTVQCTIDGQFVLVVSRDTTLPRISLDSISLLGGSDGPCAVVDYNADFAIYQFPVTACGTTAMVFADYVVYENKMVSSYEVGVGPLGAITRDSHYELYFQCRYSSTSVESLAVALSSNDPPLPVVASGQLRVELRLGNGHCVTKGCVEEQVAYTSYYTEAEYPVTKVLKEPVYVEVRMLERTDPNLVLVLGRCWATSSPDPFGGLQWDLLVNGCPYKEDRYLTTLVPVDGSSGLPYPSHYKRFVLKMFTFVDPSSMAPLKSRVFIHCSTAVCSPTAGATCEPKCNRRRRDIGAAMWNSHPASVVSSGEVIYTQTTSSV, via the exons ATGGGGAAATTATGGTGCGCTGTAGCCTTCGTGGCACTTTTTTGGAACGCTGTGAGCAATGCAGCTGTCACTTGGCCTCAATCAGCAGAAAAGCAACCTCAAAACCCTCAGCTTTCTGGGCCATTCTCCCAGCTTTCGAGACCGCTTCCGCCTCAGGCCTATGGGCCGCTTCCACTTCAGGCCTCTGATCCATTTGCTCCTCTGTACTCTGGGCCGCTTCAGGCCTCTGATCCATTTCCTCCTCTGTCCTCTGGGCCGCTTCCACCTCAGGCCTCTGGGCCCCTTCCACCACAGGTTTCCGGTCCATTTCCTCCTCAGGCATCTGGGCCACTTCCTCCTCAGGCATCTGGGCCACTTCCACCTCAGGCATCTGGGCCACTTCCACCTCAGGCATCTGGGCCACTTCCACCTCAGGCATCTGGGCCACTTCCACCTCAGGCATCTGGGCCACTTCCACCTCAGGCATCTGGGCCACTTCCACCTCAGGCATCTGGGCCACTTCCACCTCAGGCATCTGGGCCACTTCCACCTCAGGCATCTGGTCCGTTTCAACCCCAGCCTTCTGGGCCTTTTCCTCCCCAG CCTTCTGGTCCGTTTCCTCCCCAGCCTTCTGGTCCGTTTCCTCCCCAGCCTTCTGGTCCGTTTCCTCCCCAGCCTTCTGGTCCGTTTCCTCCCCAGCCTTCTGGTCCGTTTCCTCCCCAGCCTTCTGGGCCGTTTCCTCCCCAGCCTTCTGGGCCGTTTCCTCCCCAGCCTTCTGGGCCGTTTCCTCCCCAGCCTTCTGGGCCGTTTCCTCCCCAGCCTTCTGGGCCGTTTCCTCCCCAGCCTCCTGGGCCGTTTCCTCCCCAGCCTCCTGGGCCGTTTCCTCCCCAGCCTCCTGGGCCGTTTCCTCCCCAGCCTCCAAGGTATGATCCTCTGCTACAGGTGGCTACATCAAATAAATGCGAAATGAGTGATTCTGACAAAGTTACTTGTGGAGAACCTGGCATAGATGCATTTCACTGTGATGCTATAAACTGCTGTTTTGATGGACAGCAGTGCTACTATGGAAAAACGG TAACTGTTCAGTGCACAATAGATGGCCAGTTTGTGCTGGTGGTTTCCAGAGACACAACACTTCCCAGGATCAGCTTGGATTCCATCAGCCTGTTGGGAGGAAGTGATGGGCCCTGTGCAGTTGTGGACTATAATGCTGACTTTGCTATATACCAGTTTCCTGTAACGGCCTGTGGCACAACAGCAATG GTGTTTGCTGACTATGTGGTCTATGAGAACAAAATGGTGTCTTCCTATGAAGTTGGAGTGGGACCCCTTGGTGCCATCACAAGAGACAGCCACTATGA GCTTTACTTCCAGTGTAGATATTCTTCTACAAGCGTTGAATCCCTGGCTGTTGCGCTTTCTTCCAATGATCCTCCTCTACCTGTAGTGGCTTCTGGTCAACTTAGGGTAGAGCTGAGACTTGGCAATGGACATTGTGTCACAAAGGGCTGTGTGGAAG AGCAAGTAGCCTATACCTCCTACTACACTGAGGCTGAATACCCTGTGACGAAGGTCCTGAAGGAGCCTGTGTATGTTGAGGTGCGCATGTTGGAGAGAACTGATCCCAATCTGGTCCTGGTCTTGGGGCGTTGCTGGGCGACTTCTTCACCTGACCCCTTTGGTGGTCTTCAGTGGGATCTCCTGGTGAATGG ATGCCCGTACAAGGAGGACCGCTACCTGACCACTCTGGTTCCAGTTGATGGGTCATCTGGACTTCCATACCCTAGCCATTACAAGAGATTTGTCCTCAAGATGTTCACCTTTGTGGATCCTTCTTCCATGGCTCCTTTGAAATCGAGG GTGTTCATCCACTGCAGtacagctgtttgctctccaacTGCAGGTGCCACCTGTGAACCAAAGTGCAATAGAAGGA GGAGGGATATCGGTGCAGCTATGTGGAACTCTCATCCTGCCTCCGTTGTGTCTAGTGGAGAAGTGATCTATACACAAACTACTTCTTCTGTTTGA
- the LOC125803741 gene encoding zona pellucida sperm-binding protein 4-like isoform X10 gives MGKLWCAVAFVALFWNAVSNAAVTWPQSAEKQPQNPQLSGPFSQLSRPLPPQAYGPLPLQASDPFAPLYSGPLQASDPFPPLSSGPLPPQASGPLPPQVSGPFPPQASGPLPPQASGPLPPQASGPLPPQASGPLPPQASGPLPPQASGPLPPQASGPLPPQASGPLPPQASGPLPPQASGPFQPQPSGPFPPQASGPFQPQPSGPFPPQPSGPFPPQPSGPFPPQPSGPFPPQPSGPFPPQPPGPFPPQPPGPFPPQPPGPFPPQPPRYDPLLQVATSNKCEMSDSDKVTCGEPGIDAFHCDAINCCFDGQQCYYGKTVTVQCTIDGQFVLVVSRDTTLPRISLDSISLLGGSDGPCAVVDYNADFAIYQFPVTACGTTAMVFADYVVYENKMVSSYEVGVGPLGAITRDSHYELYFQCRYSSTSVESLAVALSSNDPPLPVVASGQLRVELRLGNGHCVTKGCVEEQVAYTSYYTEAEYPVTKVLKEPVYVEVRMLERTDPNLVLVLGRCWATSSPDPFGGLQWDLLVNGCPYKEDRYLTTLVPVDGSSGLPYPSHYKRFVLKMFTFVDPSSMAPLKSRVFIHCSTAVCSPTAGATCEPKCNRRRRDIGAAMWNSHPASVVSSGEVIYTQTTSSV, from the exons ATGGGGAAATTATGGTGCGCTGTAGCCTTCGTGGCACTTTTTTGGAACGCTGTGAGCAATGCAGCTGTCACTTGGCCTCAATCAGCAGAAAAGCAACCTCAAAACCCTCAGCTTTCTGGGCCATTCTCCCAGCTTTCGAGACCGCTTCCGCCTCAGGCCTATGGGCCGCTTCCACTTCAGGCCTCTGATCCATTTGCTCCTCTGTACTCTGGGCCGCTTCAGGCCTCTGATCCATTTCCTCCTCTGTCCTCTGGGCCGCTTCCACCTCAGGCCTCTGGGCCCCTTCCACCACAGGTTTCCGGTCCATTTCCTCCTCAGGCATCTGGGCCACTTCCTCCTCAGGCATCTGGGCCACTTCCACCTCAGGCATCTGGGCCACTTCCACCTCAGGCATCTGGGCCACTTCCACCTCAGGCATCTGGGCCACTTCCACCTCAGGCATCTGGGCCACTTCCACCTCAGGCATCTGGGCCACTTCCACCTCAGGCATCTGGGCCACTTCCACCTCAGGCATCTGGGCCACTTCCACCTCAGGCATCTGGTCCGTTTCAACCCCAGCCTTCTGGGCCTTTTCCTCCCCAGGCATCTGGTCCGTTTCAACCCCAGCCTTCTGGGCCTTTTCCTCCCCAG CCTTCTGGGCCGTTTCCTCCCCAGCCTTCTGGGCCGTTTCCTCCCCAGCCTTCTGGGCCGTTTCCTCCCCAGCCTTCTGGGCCGTTTCCTCCCCAGCCTCCTGGGCCGTTTCCTCCCCAGCCTCCTGGGCCGTTTCCTCCCCAGCCTCCTGGGCCGTTTCCTCCCCAGCCTCCAAGGTATGATCCTCTGCTACAGGTGGCTACATCAAATAAATGCGAAATGAGTGATTCTGACAAAGTTACTTGTGGAGAACCTGGCATAGATGCATTTCACTGTGATGCTATAAACTGCTGTTTTGATGGACAGCAGTGCTACTATGGAAAAACGG TAACTGTTCAGTGCACAATAGATGGCCAGTTTGTGCTGGTGGTTTCCAGAGACACAACACTTCCCAGGATCAGCTTGGATTCCATCAGCCTGTTGGGAGGAAGTGATGGGCCCTGTGCAGTTGTGGACTATAATGCTGACTTTGCTATATACCAGTTTCCTGTAACGGCCTGTGGCACAACAGCAATG GTGTTTGCTGACTATGTGGTCTATGAGAACAAAATGGTGTCTTCCTATGAAGTTGGAGTGGGACCCCTTGGTGCCATCACAAGAGACAGCCACTATGA GCTTTACTTCCAGTGTAGATATTCTTCTACAAGCGTTGAATCCCTGGCTGTTGCGCTTTCTTCCAATGATCCTCCTCTACCTGTAGTGGCTTCTGGTCAACTTAGGGTAGAGCTGAGACTTGGCAATGGACATTGTGTCACAAAGGGCTGTGTGGAAG AGCAAGTAGCCTATACCTCCTACTACACTGAGGCTGAATACCCTGTGACGAAGGTCCTGAAGGAGCCTGTGTATGTTGAGGTGCGCATGTTGGAGAGAACTGATCCCAATCTGGTCCTGGTCTTGGGGCGTTGCTGGGCGACTTCTTCACCTGACCCCTTTGGTGGTCTTCAGTGGGATCTCCTGGTGAATGG ATGCCCGTACAAGGAGGACCGCTACCTGACCACTCTGGTTCCAGTTGATGGGTCATCTGGACTTCCATACCCTAGCCATTACAAGAGATTTGTCCTCAAGATGTTCACCTTTGTGGATCCTTCTTCCATGGCTCCTTTGAAATCGAGG GTGTTCATCCACTGCAGtacagctgtttgctctccaacTGCAGGTGCCACCTGTGAACCAAAGTGCAATAGAAGGA GGAGGGATATCGGTGCAGCTATGTGGAACTCTCATCCTGCCTCCGTTGTGTCTAGTGGAGAAGTGATCTATACACAAACTACTTCTTCTGTTTGA
- the LOC125803741 gene encoding zona pellucida sperm-binding protein 4-like isoform X2, translating into MGKLWCAVAFVALFWNAVSNAAVTWPQSAEKQPQNPQLSGPFSQLSRPLPPQAYGPLPLQASDPFAPLYSGPLQASDPFPPLSSGPLPPQASGPLPPQVSGPFPPQASGPLPPQASGPLPPQASGPLPPQASGPLPPQASGPLPPQASGPLPPQASGPLPPQASGPLPPQASGPLPPQASGPFQPQPSGPFPPQPSGPFPPQPSGPFPPQPSGPFPPQPSGPFPPQPSGPFPPQPSGPFPPQPSGPFPPQPSGPFPPQPSGPFPPQPSGPFPPQPSGPFPPQPPGPFPPQPPGPFPPQPPGPFPPQPPRYDPLLQVATSNKCEMSDSDKVTCGEPGIDAFHCDAINCCFDGQQCYYGKTVTVQCTIDGQFVLVVSRDTTLPRISLDSISLLGGSDGPCAVVDYNADFAIYQFPVTACGTTAMVFADYVVYENKMVSSYEVGVGPLGAITRDSHYELYFQCRYSSTSVESLAVALSSNDPPLPVVASGQLRVELRLGNGHCVTKGCVEEQVAYTSYYTEAEYPVTKVLKEPVYVEVRMLERTDPNLVLVLGRCWATSSPDPFGGLQWDLLVNGCPYKEDRYLTTLVPVDGSSGLPYPSHYKRFVLKMFTFVDPSSMAPLKSRVFIHCSTAVCSPTAGATCEPKCNRRRRDIGAAMWNSHPASVVSSGEVIYTQTTSSV; encoded by the exons ATGGGGAAATTATGGTGCGCTGTAGCCTTCGTGGCACTTTTTTGGAACGCTGTGAGCAATGCAGCTGTCACTTGGCCTCAATCAGCAGAAAAGCAACCTCAAAACCCTCAGCTTTCTGGGCCATTCTCCCAGCTTTCGAGACCGCTTCCGCCTCAGGCCTATGGGCCGCTTCCACTTCAGGCCTCTGATCCATTTGCTCCTCTGTACTCTGGGCCGCTTCAGGCCTCTGATCCATTTCCTCCTCTGTCCTCTGGGCCGCTTCCACCTCAGGCCTCTGGGCCCCTTCCACCACAGGTTTCCGGTCCATTTCCTCCTCAGGCATCTGGGCCACTTCCTCCTCAGGCATCTGGGCCACTTCCACCTCAGGCATCTGGGCCACTTCCACCTCAGGCATCTGGGCCACTTCCACCTCAGGCATCTGGGCCACTTCCACCTCAGGCATCTGGGCCACTTCCACCTCAGGCATCTGGGCCACTTCCACCTCAGGCATCTGGGCCACTTCCACCTCAGGCATCTGGGCCACTTCCACCTCAGGCATCTGGTCCGTTTCAACCCCAGCCTTCTGGGCCTTTTCCTCCCCAG CCTTCTGGTCCGTTTCCTCCCCAGCCTTCTGGTCCGTTTCCTCCCCAGCCTTCTGGTCCGTTTCCTCCCCAGCCTTCTGGTCCGTTTCCTCCCCAGCCTTCTGGTCCGTTTCCTCCCCAGCCTTCTGGTCCGTTTCCTCCCCAGCCTTCTGGGCCGTTTCCTCCCCAGCCTTCTGGGCCGTTTCCTCCCCAGCCTTCTGGGCCGTTTCCTCCCCAGCCTTCTGGGCCGTTTCCTCCCCAGCCTTCTGGGCCGTTTCCTCCCCAGCCTCCTGGGCCGTTTCCTCCCCAGCCTCCTGGGCCGTTTCCTCCCCAGCCTCCTGGGCCGTTTCCTCCCCAGCCTCCAAGGTATGATCCTCTGCTACAGGTGGCTACATCAAATAAATGCGAAATGAGTGATTCTGACAAAGTTACTTGTGGAGAACCTGGCATAGATGCATTTCACTGTGATGCTATAAACTGCTGTTTTGATGGACAGCAGTGCTACTATGGAAAAACGG TAACTGTTCAGTGCACAATAGATGGCCAGTTTGTGCTGGTGGTTTCCAGAGACACAACACTTCCCAGGATCAGCTTGGATTCCATCAGCCTGTTGGGAGGAAGTGATGGGCCCTGTGCAGTTGTGGACTATAATGCTGACTTTGCTATATACCAGTTTCCTGTAACGGCCTGTGGCACAACAGCAATG GTGTTTGCTGACTATGTGGTCTATGAGAACAAAATGGTGTCTTCCTATGAAGTTGGAGTGGGACCCCTTGGTGCCATCACAAGAGACAGCCACTATGA GCTTTACTTCCAGTGTAGATATTCTTCTACAAGCGTTGAATCCCTGGCTGTTGCGCTTTCTTCCAATGATCCTCCTCTACCTGTAGTGGCTTCTGGTCAACTTAGGGTAGAGCTGAGACTTGGCAATGGACATTGTGTCACAAAGGGCTGTGTGGAAG AGCAAGTAGCCTATACCTCCTACTACACTGAGGCTGAATACCCTGTGACGAAGGTCCTGAAGGAGCCTGTGTATGTTGAGGTGCGCATGTTGGAGAGAACTGATCCCAATCTGGTCCTGGTCTTGGGGCGTTGCTGGGCGACTTCTTCACCTGACCCCTTTGGTGGTCTTCAGTGGGATCTCCTGGTGAATGG ATGCCCGTACAAGGAGGACCGCTACCTGACCACTCTGGTTCCAGTTGATGGGTCATCTGGACTTCCATACCCTAGCCATTACAAGAGATTTGTCCTCAAGATGTTCACCTTTGTGGATCCTTCTTCCATGGCTCCTTTGAAATCGAGG GTGTTCATCCACTGCAGtacagctgtttgctctccaacTGCAGGTGCCACCTGTGAACCAAAGTGCAATAGAAGGA GGAGGGATATCGGTGCAGCTATGTGGAACTCTCATCCTGCCTCCGTTGTGTCTAGTGGAGAAGTGATCTATACACAAACTACTTCTTCTGTTTGA